From the genome of Falco cherrug isolate bFalChe1 chromosome 14, bFalChe1.pri, whole genome shotgun sequence, one region includes:
- the CNEP1R1 gene encoding nuclear envelope phosphatase-regulatory subunit 1 has protein sequence MNSLDQAEDLKAFERRLTEYIACLQPATGRWRMILIVVSVCTATGAWNWLIDPETQKVSFFTSLWNHPFFTISCITLIGLFFAGIHKRVVAPSIIAARCRTVLAEYNMSCDDTGKLILKPRPHVQ, from the exons ATGAACTCCCTGGACCAGGCTGAGG ATCtcaaagcttttgaaagaagACTTACTGAATATATTGCATGTTTGCAGCCAGCTACAGGACGTTGGAGAA TGATTCTGATAGTAGTATCAGTCTGCACAGCAACTGGTGCTTGGAACTGGTTGATAGACCCGGAGACACAAAAG GTGTCATTTTTCACATCACTTTGGAATCACCCGTTTTTCACAATTAGCTGTATTACCCTAATAGGCTTGTTCTTTGCTGGAATACATAAAAGAGTGGTGGCACCATCAAT TATTGCAGCCCGATGTAGAACTGTTTTGGCAGAATATAATATGTCCTGTGATGAT acTGGAAAGTTAATTTTGAAACCTAGGCCTCATGTTCAATAA